A genomic stretch from Juglans microcarpa x Juglans regia isolate MS1-56 chromosome 3S, Jm3101_v1.0, whole genome shotgun sequence includes:
- the LOC121258153 gene encoding tubby-like F-box protein 8 isoform X1, protein MSFRSIVRDVRDGFGSLSRRGFEVRLTGHHRGKSHGSLHALNDHPIIIQNSRWASLPPELLYDVITRLEESESTWPARKHVVACAAVCRSWRVMCKEIVKSPELSGKLTFPVSLKQPGPRDGNIQCFIKRDKSNLTYRLFLCLSPALLVENGKFLLSAKRTRRTTYTEYVISMDADNISRSSSTYIGKLRSNFLGTRFIIFDTQPPYSSTYIPPPGRSSRRFYSKKVSPKVPTGSYNIAQVTYELNVLGTRGPRKMHCIMHSIPASAIDAGGTVPGQPELHPCSLEDSFRSISLSKFLDHSVDFSSSRFSEIGGAPDDDEDGKLRPLVLKNKSPRWHEQLQCWCLNFRGRVTVASVKNFQLIAATQPAAGAPTPSQPAPPEHDKIILQFGKVGKDMFTMDYRYPLSAFQAFAICLSSFDTKLACE, encoded by the exons GCATAGTTCGTGATGTGAGGGATGGATTTGGGAGCTTATCTAGACGTGGTTTTGAAGTCAGGCTCACTGGCCATCACAGAGGCAAATCGCATGGTTCATTACATGCTTTAAACGATCATCCTATCATAATTCAGAACAGCCGTTGGGCTAGCTTACCCCCTGAACTACTCTATGATGTAATTACGAGGTTGGAGGAGAGTGAGAGTACGTGGCCTGCTCGTAAGCACGTTGTTGCATGTGCAGCAGTTTGCCGTTCTTGGAGGGTTATGTGCAAAGAAATTGTTAAGAGTCCTGAGTTATCCGGGAAACTTACCTTCCCTGTGTCCCTGAAGCAG cCAGGACCGCGTGATGGAAATATTCAGTGTTTCATAAAAAGGGATAAATCCAACTTAACATACCGCCTTTTTCTGTGTCTTAGCCCGG CTTTGCTGGTTGAAAATGGAAAATTCCTTCTTTCGGCAAAGAGGACTCGAAGAACCACGTACACAGAATATGTCATCTCCATGGATGCAGATAACATTTCAAGATCAAGTAGCACTTATATTGGGAAATTGAG ATCAAACTTCCTTGGCACTAGGTTCATAATATTCGATACACAGCCTCCATACAGTTCCACCTACATCCCCCCTCCAGGGCGGAGTAGCCGTAGGTTCTATTCCAAAAAAGTCTCCCCAAAGGTTCCAACGGGCAGCTACAACATTGCCCAGGTAACATACGAACTAAATGTGTTAGGCACTCGGGGCCCACGGAAGATGCATTGCATCATGCATTCAATCCCGGCCTCAGCAATTGATGCAGGTGGCACTGTCCCAGGCCAGCCGGAGTTGCATCCTTGCTCTCTCGAGGATTCGTTCCGGAGCATCTCCTTATCGAAGTTTCTTGATCACTCTGTTGATTTCAGCAGCTCAAGATTTTCTGAAATCGGTGGGGCCcctgatgatgatgaggatggcAAGCTCAGGCCCTTGGTTTTGAAAAACAAGTCCCCTAGATGGCACGAACAATTACAGTGTTGGTGCTTGAACTTCCGTGGACGGGTAACTGTTGCCTCTGTTAAAAACTTCCAGTTGATTGCTGCTACACAGCCTGCTGCCGGTGCTCCAACACCGTCTCAGCCAGCCCCACCAGAGCATGATAAGATAATTCTGCAGTTTGGTAAAGTTGGTAAAGACATGTTCACCATGGATTATCGCTATCCTCTATCTGCATTTCAGGCTTTTGCAATTTGCTTGAGTAGCTTCGACACGAAATTGGCGTGTGAATAG
- the LOC121258153 gene encoding tubby-like F-box protein 8 isoform X2 — protein sequence MDADNISRSSSTYIGKLRSNFLGTRFIIFDTQPPYSSTYIPPPGRSSRRFYSKKVSPKVPTGSYNIAQVTYELNVLGTRGPRKMHCIMHSIPASAIDAGGTVPGQPELHPCSLEDSFRSISLSKFLDHSVDFSSSRFSEIGGAPDDDEDGKLRPLVLKNKSPRWHEQLQCWCLNFRGRVTVASVKNFQLIAATQPAAGAPTPSQPAPPEHDKIILQFGKVGKDMFTMDYRYPLSAFQAFAICLSSFDTKLACE from the exons ATGGATGCAGATAACATTTCAAGATCAAGTAGCACTTATATTGGGAAATTGAG ATCAAACTTCCTTGGCACTAGGTTCATAATATTCGATACACAGCCTCCATACAGTTCCACCTACATCCCCCCTCCAGGGCGGAGTAGCCGTAGGTTCTATTCCAAAAAAGTCTCCCCAAAGGTTCCAACGGGCAGCTACAACATTGCCCAGGTAACATACGAACTAAATGTGTTAGGCACTCGGGGCCCACGGAAGATGCATTGCATCATGCATTCAATCCCGGCCTCAGCAATTGATGCAGGTGGCACTGTCCCAGGCCAGCCGGAGTTGCATCCTTGCTCTCTCGAGGATTCGTTCCGGAGCATCTCCTTATCGAAGTTTCTTGATCACTCTGTTGATTTCAGCAGCTCAAGATTTTCTGAAATCGGTGGGGCCcctgatgatgatgaggatggcAAGCTCAGGCCCTTGGTTTTGAAAAACAAGTCCCCTAGATGGCACGAACAATTACAGTGTTGGTGCTTGAACTTCCGTGGACGGGTAACTGTTGCCTCTGTTAAAAACTTCCAGTTGATTGCTGCTACACAGCCTGCTGCCGGTGCTCCAACACCGTCTCAGCCAGCCCCACCAGAGCATGATAAGATAATTCTGCAGTTTGGTAAAGTTGGTAAAGACATGTTCACCATGGATTATCGCTATCCTCTATCTGCATTTCAGGCTTTTGCAATTTGCTTGAGTAGCTTCGACACGAAATTGGCGTGTGAATAG